In Halichondria panicea chromosome 17, odHalPani1.1, whole genome shotgun sequence, a single window of DNA contains:
- the LOC135351104 gene encoding rho GTPase-activating protein 44-like, which yields MLGGGGTMKRIQRLAQRGVEALGRGDKTDKLTSKLADIERKVEGIRNGCLVTIKKLSATFVGSGGSLDKHQKKIPQYALGVSMMEAGGALNDNPTKEHQSSLFGVVLEMVGQAQIDIAAQMSQYEISVMHDIIQDLNTMLEEDCKKVDKAKKKLSTARLDMDAARTRLKAYEAHVEKSTREYNMEKLVNMRQEVDECSKIFDVAQDHYATEMYDFLSKEQVYTTKIQELVKLQITHYKNAAVQLEGMLPTFEKKMNASRLRPVFGAPLDDHLANSKQGIATVLEVCCTTIREHYMETEGMFRIAASTARVKFLKSAFDAGQTDVSGHDSHTIAGCLKMYLRELPEPLLTFDLYSDWIKAAGIGNPEDRLQALWAVKEQLPESNLANLKYLMAFLYEFSLYSEITKMTINNIAIVIGPNLLWPREESADPLNMVTDTAMQRRLTETMIEHCRWMFPGLPEPSSPSLPQSSLTPSNSFSSSQSMPPLSPRLPSDTASISSTGSSGSRGSPAPAPVPRARERQPEREQSHPLADHALLEGVTVKMIESKTSPVEGTPSPGAPSPKTKKVPPPVAPYKPVHAPLASRQSDPPSPVPKPRHTPASQGLGLARTSSGGDLPTENGEAFSDHIAGRPTPPTRPKRALDPPPTSSKPPTTPAKPGAGGRGGPSRRAPPPPVSRKPSLFLSSQNQEDEMSAL from the exons ATGCTTGGAGGAGGAGGAACTATGAAGCGCATTCAACGACTTGCCCAGCGTGGAGTGGAGGCTTTGGGGAG AGGGGACAAAACAGACAAGCTGACCTCGAAACTGGCTGAC ATTGAGCGGAAGGTGGAGGGTATTCGAAACGGTTGCCTAGTGACGATAAAAAAACTGTCGGCAACTTTTGTAGGATCTGGAGGCAGTCTCGATAAACACCAG aaaaaGATCCCCCAGTATGCACTGGGTGTGTCCATGATGGAGGCTGGGGGAGCTCTCAATGACAATCCGACGAAGGAACATCAGTCGTCACTGTTCGG ggtGGTGCTGGAGATGGTGGGACAAGCACAAATAGACATTGCCGCTCAAATGTCACAGTATGAGATCTCAGTCATGCATGACATCATTCAAGATCTCAACACAATGCTCGAG GAGGACTGCAAAAAGGTTGACAAGGCAAAGAAGAAGTTAAGTACTGCTCGACTGGACATGGATGCGGCCAGAacaag ACTGAAGGCCTATGAGGCGCATGTTGAGAAGTCAACACGCGAGTACAATATGGAGAAGCTAGTGAACATGCGTCAAGAGGTGGACGAGTGCTCTAAGATATTTGACGTTGCTCAGGACCACTACGCCACTGAGATGTACGACTTCCTCAGCAAAGAACAGGTCTACACAACTAAGATACAGGAGCTGGTTAAACTACAGATCACCCACTATAAGAATGCAGCAGTGCAGCTTGAGGGCATGTTGCCTACCTTTGAGAAGAAAATGA atgCTAGTCGGCTGCGGCCTGTGTTTGGTGCCCCCCTCGATGATCACCTTGCCAACTCTAAGCAGGGGATAGCCACCGTGCTGGAGGTGTGCTGCACTACCATCAGAGAGCATTATATGGAGACTGAGGGAATGTTCAGAATAGCAGCCAGCACTGCCAGAGTCAAGTTCCTCAAG AGTGCTTTTGATGCTGGTCAGACTGATGTGTCTGGCCATGACAGTCACACCATCGCAGGCTGTCTCAAGATGTATCTACGTGAGTTGCCGGAGCCACtgctcacctttgacctctacTCTGACTGGATCAAAGCAGCTGG GATTGGTAATCCAGAGGACAGACTTCAGGCATTATGGGcagtgaaagagcagctaccAGAGTCCAACCTTGCCAACCTCAAGTACCTCATGGCTTTCCTCTATGAGTTCTCTCTCTACTCTGAGATTACCAAGATGACCATCAACAACATCGCCATAGTGATAGGGCCCAACCTGTTGTGGCCGAGGGAAGAGAGCGCAGACCCACT CAACATGGTGACCGATACTGCAATGCAACGGCGGTTGACAGAGACCATGATCGAGCACTGTCGCTGGATGTTCCCTGGTCTACCTGAGCCCTCATCTCCCTCACTGCCTCAGAGCTCTCTAACACCATCCAACTCCTTCTCATCCTCCCAG AGTATGCCCCCCCTATCTCCTCGACTGCCCTCTGACACAGCCTCCATAAGCTCTACAGGCTCTTCAG GATCGAGAGGCTCCCCTGCCCCTGCTCCTGTACCACGGGCAAGAGAAAGACAACCAGAGCGTGAACAGTCACACCCACTAGCTGACCACGCCCTCCTAGAAGGTGTCACTGTAAAGATGATTGAGAGCAAAACTTCACCAGTTGAAGGGACTCCTTCTCCAGGCGCACCCTCCCCTAAGACCAAGAAAGTGCCTCCGCCGGTGGCCCCGTACAAGCCAGTACATGCTCCCCTAGCTAGCAGACAGAGCGACCCACCCTCCCCCGTACCAAAGCCTCGACACACACCAGCGTCCCAAGGTCTGGGTCTGGCCAGAACATCTAGTGGAGGAGATCTGCCCACTGAGAATGGGGAAGCCTTCTCTGACCACATTGCTGG TCGACCCACTCCGCCCACTCGTCCAAAGAGAGCTCTTGACCCTCCGCCCACGTCCAGCAAGCCCCCCACTACCCCAGCGAAACCAGGAGCGGGTGGGCGTGGTGGTCCCAGTCGtagagcccctccccctccagtgAGCAGGAAACCATCGCTATTCCTATCATCACAGAATCAAGAGGATGAAATGTCTGCACTCTGA
- the LOC135351101 gene encoding von Willebrand factor A domain-containing protein 3A-like, which yields MATGLLQSAIASRSSGGGGDDSICSRSSDKCDLNITSVDQTQKLLRLLGSLAVPDPRREEGEWASLFSLESLRLSLPQIIQDCRPANKGSLFEEFPFCNHLSVFGTFVKHPPPSPSRPKLHVNLTTLSLKKRYLKLLVRFYKSRIQWLSEDSRRSFGVVKGKRVVVLVEDSAQLGVLDAGRGVERLRDTLRLLVEEQLQGKECVYLIKFGSRASPSRPHPLPFLVKRTQCKAFADQWVGLLEGEGGCNLLDALRAALRLSPMDTVCVVLQTQPDQDLGLVRDYLVDNLTGEAAPRLHFVSHHSCQELRTELAELASATNGHFHSVCLEAGNNEEMTYMVEDSDIESIRQQISLTQSTLADVGRLKYGPLDDPTLTVLRELSLTTEWAEDDTFTTLPRPSEDHTHTMDTRQWLQTHSVESVGLGLYKFLAPNAYPQLSEHVQIIDRMAVSHVYDVMPIFTWDDGSIVYLHIDVHGFHEYLHTLTAHLTRTLTPRLQWLLSGSSVPFGVLTEPRVVLVLDSSHCVLAEVLTLQAHLRLLLEEQLSRVKEFNMISFGTDCSVLSQQFCEPSRETLLQAWEWILAMSPSGSCDLLSALRAVFEGGALLNTEQDADDPVGVYLVVTSMPDQHLESVCGYIEQMIAGRAITLHTVYYNMEFSAGGLVMPEREGAEFSAGGMVVPGKEGVEFSAGGLVMPGREGGRYGNEAETEDFLRAVAKSGRGRFHQFRISGDCDGDDSELLLEEIRLAHSHHTTAETILNDYRDFCRRNVPPPPPLVSAGGPEQRHPPPPTQPRQTAASLARLNTGIKKAASHQPPPRVKGKGGRLLLKSQLLYTGHRNQKVMSLDLQSTKSDCIKKRKPLIPTKEAFISSKDWLLRYSVEKLDLSFSRLLPTTKRSRHSSRPGTPSESVTHKHINQQGKMVELMVDHTELKTYVTSLQSVLQRYHSRLSWLQKDSHKCFGVVTEKDAVFLLDVSISMATHLDSIKDGLSRCLRELPPKLKRFNIIAYSSQVIAWRETLVPVSMETITEALDWTNTLKAQGGSCLLEAIKVALAFGAAAGGVYLLTDGASNHTQEYLLSQLPMLQRMYGDTCRVNTVTLSSADSEDRCFLTQLAHRTGGRFHVAMATETSPLTGDDIHILNKEIIRAQEYLARAKILL from the exons ATGGCGACAGGTCTACTTCAAAGTGCTATAGCTAGTAGGTCTTCAGGAGGAGGCGGTGATGATTCCATCTGTTCAAGGAGCTCTGACAAGTGTGATCTCAACATCACCTCGGTGGACCAGACACAGAAGCTCTTG CGTCTGCTTGGCAGTCTGGCCGTGCCTGACCCTCggagggaggagggggagTGGGCCAGCCTCTTCTCCCTCGAGTCCCTACGCCTCTCACTGCCGCAGATCATCCAGGACTGCAGACCAGCTAACAA GGGGTCTTTGTTTGAGGAGTTCCCATTCTGTAATCACCTCTCAGTGTTCGGCACCTTTGTCAAACACCCCCCACCAAG TCCATCCAGACCCAAACTTCACGTGAACCTCACTACCCTCTCACTCAAGAAGAGATACTTGAAGCTTCTCGTGAGATTCTACAAGAGTCGAATCCAGTGGTTGTCCGAAGACAGCAGACGATCGTTTGGTGTTGTCAAAGGCAAGAGAGTGGTTGTTCTAGTGGAGGATTCTGCTCAGCTGGGGGTCCTGGACGCTGGCCGGGGGGTAGAGAGACTGAGAGATACCCTGAGGTTGCTGGTGGAGGAGCAGTTGCAGGGAAAagagtgtgtgtatttaatCAAGTTTGGGAGTAGAGCTAGTCCCagtagaccacacccacttccctTCCTAGTCAAGAGGACACA GTGCAAGGCATTTGCGGAccagtgggtggggctcttggagggggaggggggctgCAATCTGTTGGATGCCCTCAGGGCAGCACTGCGTCTGTCTCCCATggacacagtgtgtgtggtacTGCAAACACA ACCGGACCAGGACCTGGGGCTGGTGAGGGACTATCTAGTGGACAATCTGACGGGAGAGGCTGCACCACGACTACACTTTGTCAGCCACCACAGTTGCCAGGAGTTACGGACTGAGCTGGCAGAGTTGGCATCAGCCACTAACGGACACTTCCACAGCGTGTGTCTGGAGGCAGGAAATAACGAGGAGATG ACATATATGGTTGAGGACAGTGATATAGAGTCCATACGACAGCAGATCAGTCTTACCCAGAGCACACTAGCGGACGTGGGGAGGCTGAAGTACGGTCCCCTAGATGACCCCACACTGACCGTACTCAGAGAG CTCTCTCTCACAACTGAGTGGGCGGAGGATGACACCTTCACCACCCTGCCACGCCCCTCtgaagaccacacccacacaatggACACCCGACAATGGCTACAAACACACAGTGTTGAGA GTGTAGGGTTGGGTCTGTACAAGTTCCTGGCACCCAACGCTTACCCACAACTGTCTGAGCATGTGCAGATCATCGACCGCATGGCAGTGTCACACGTCTAcgat gtgatgcCAATATTCACTTGGGATGATGGCTCCATTGTCTACCTACATATCGACGTCCACGGCTTTCATGAGTATCTCCACACCCTCACCGCCCACCTCACACGCACTCTGACCCCTCGTCTCCAATGGCTTCTCTCTGGTAGCAGTGTCCCCTTTGGTGTACTGACAGAGCCGAGGGTGGTCCTTGTTTTAGACTCCTCCCACTGTGTGCTAGCGGAGGTACTCACACTGCAGGCTCACCTCAGACTATTGCTGGAGGAGCAGCTCTCTCGTGTAAAGGAGTTCAATATGATCAG TTTTGGAACCGATTGCTctgtgctgagtcagcaatttTGTGAGCCCTCAAGAGAGACGCTACTACAAGCATGGGA gtGGATCCTGGCTATGAGTCCGTCCGGATCATGTGATCTCCTGTCAGCCCTCAGAGCTGTGTTTGAGGGTGGTGCTCTACTCAACACTGAGCAAG ATGCTGATGATCCTGTTGGTGTGTACCTAGTAGTCACCTCAATGCCAGATCAGCATCTG GAGAGTGTCTGCGGTTATATAGAGCAGATGATTGCCGGTCGAGCCATCACTCTTCACACTGTTTACTACAATATGGAGTTCTCTGCTGGGGGTCTGGTGATGCCAGAAAGAGAGGGGGCGGAGTTCTCTGCTGGGGGTATGGTGGTCCCGGGAAAAGAGGGGGTGGAGTTCTCTGCTGGGGGTCTGGTGATGCCGGGAAGAGAGGGGGGACGATACGGAAATGAGGCGGAGACAGAGGACTTTCTCAGGGCAGTCGCTAAGAGTGGGCGGGGCAGGTTCCATCAATTCAGGATATCAG GTGACTGTGATGGTGACGATAGTGAATTATTGTTAGAAGAGATCCGATTGGCCCATTCTCATCACACCACTGCCGAGACAATACTCAATGATTACCGAGACTTCTGTAGAAGA aatgttccccctccccctccactcGTCTCTGCTGGGGGTCCTGAACAAAGACACcctccaccccccacacagcctcGTCAGACAGCAGCCTCACTCGCTAGactg AACACTGGTATAAAGAAGGCAGCCTCCCACCAGCCTCCTCCACGTGTGAAGGGCAAGGGAGGGAGACTGCTCCTCAAGTCTCAGCTCCTGTACACAGGCCACCGCAACCAGAAAG tgatgtcATTGGACCTCCAGTCTACAAAGTCAGATTGTATCAAGAAGAGAAAACCACTTATTCCAACCAAGGAGGCTTTTATCTCTTCCAAAGAT tggctATTGAGGTACAGTGTGGAGAAATTGGATCTCTCTTTCAGTCGGCTCTTACCAACCACCAAGCGCAGCCGTCACTCTAGTAGACCTGGCACACCGTCTGAGTCAgtgacacacaaacacatcaaCCAACAG GGCAAGATGGTGGAACTGATGGTGGATCACACCGAACTGAAGACCTACGTCACCTCTCTTCAGAGTGTACTGCAAAGATACCACTCGAGATTGAGCTGGCTTCAGAAAg ATAGCCACAAGTGTTTTGGAGTAGTGACTGAAAAGGATGCTGTGTTCCTATTGGACGTTTCTATCTCTATGGCAACACATCTAGACAGTATCAAGGATGGGCTTAGTCGCTGTCTTAGAGAACTTCCTCCAAAACTGAAGAG ATTCAATATAATAGCATACTCCTCTCAAGTTATCGCCTGGCGTGAGACGCTAGTCCCTGTATCCATGGAAACCATTACCGAGGCACTTGATTGGACGAACACTCTCAAAGCTCAGGGAGGTAGCTGCTTACTGGAGGCCATAAAG gtgGCCCTGGCGTTTGGAGCAGCTGCAGGGGGCGTGTACCTACTTACTGATGGAGCGTCCAATCACACGCAAGAAtacctgctgagtcagctcccaATGTTACAGAGGATGTACGGAGACACATGCAGAGTGAACACTGTCACCCTATCCAGTGCTGACAG
- the LOC135351105 gene encoding kelch-like protein 17, which translates to MAGHIENFYDDVEGPEEESFYRPHRHVPSPPTSLTERDRPYLTHRPDRHTAEAFAKLSEMRSKNKLCDVVVKAGDLTLNAHRVVLAACSPYFNAMFSGGMKESQQGIVNFQSVHPKAIEALVDFCYLATVTVTMDNVQELLPASSLLQMHGVVDACCTFLASQLHPSNCLGIRQFSQVHSCSELWKKCCMFMQQRFPEIALHEEFLELSFQDLCIILSDGNLNVRGEEQVYEAGLTWIKHHLDDRKRLIADLLRCIRMPLMSATYLSREVHSESLVMDNFAGRGLLLEAMDHHLRKHYMRDSTNPQATLSTTPRHCPGLEYLFAIGGSGPPVSENNPFLDLCECYDVDKDEWRQVAPMNARRSGLRVASVGGYLFAIGGFSAVDTKALTMVDRYDPMTDSWRLVSPMNCARRSFGVATLNSCIYAIGGITCGTYHDSVEKYCPRSNRWTFVQPMGVERRAVCAASLEGYVYAAGGHDGEGLLDTVERYDPQRDTWTVVTNLSSPCCLGSLVALNGKLYAVGGYDGANVLQSLECYDPSSNEWESMAPLPIQRSGFSSAVVDGHLYLVGGCNNLSKVSTVDKYDPETNKWSPVAGIGVRRSGLGVGVAPAFLF; encoded by the exons ATGGCCGGCCATATTGAGAACTTTTATGATGATGTAGAAGGTCCTGAGGAGGAGAGCTTCTATCGACCTCACAGACACGTACCCTCACCACCGACTTCCCTAACTGAGAGAGACAGGCCCTACCTTACCCACCGACCGGACAGGCACACAGCCGAGGCCTTCGCCAAACTCTCTGAGATGCGATCCAAGAACAAGCTATGTGATGTGGTTGTTAAGGCCGGTGATCTGACTCTGAATGCACATCGAGTTGTACTGGCTGCATGCTCACCTTACTTCAATGCTATGTTTTCCGGTGGCATGAAAGAATCTCAGCAAGGAATCGTCAACTTTCAGAGTGTCCATCCGAAAGCTATCGAGGCTTTGGTTGATTTCTGCTATCTAGCAACGGTCACTGTTACTATGGACAATGTCCAGGAGTTATTGCCGGCTTCTTCTCTGCTGCAGATGCACGGAGTTGTGGATGCTTGCTGCACCTTCCTAGCCAGTCAACTGCATCCCTCTAATTGCCTGGGCATACGGCAATTCTCTCAAGTTCACTCATGCTCAGAGCTCTGGAAGAAATGCTGTATGTTTATGCAACAGCGATTCCCTGAGATTGCTCTACACGAAGAGTTTCTGGAGTTATCATTTCAAGATCTCTGCATTATTCTGTCGGATGGAAACCTGAATGTGCGTGGGGAGGAGCAAGTGTACGAGGCTGGATTAACGTGGATCAAACATCACTTAGATGATCGGAAACGATTGATTGCTGACCTACTGCGTTGTATACGAATGCCCCTAATGTCAGCCACTTATCTCAGTCGGGAAGTTCATTCAGAATCGCTAGTAATGGATAATTTTGCTGGTCGAGGTCTACTACTTGAAGCCATGGATCATCATCTGCGCAAGCACTACATGAGAGATTCAACCAACCCCCAGGCAACTCTAAGCACAACCCCTCGTCACTGCCCTGGACTAGAGTATTTGTTTGCCATTGGAGGCTCTGGGCCGCCTGTCTCTGAGAACAACCCATTTCTTGATCTCTGTGAGTGCTACGATGTTGACAAGGACGAATGGAGACAAGTTGCCCCAATGAATGCACGGCGTTCTGGATTGAGGGTGGCGTCTGTTGGTGGCTACCTATTTGCTATCGGTGGCTTCTCTGCAGTTGACACAAAGGCCCTAACAATGGTCGACCGTTATGATCCGATGACTGACTCGTGGAGGCTTGTATCACCGATGAATTGTGCTCGAAGGAGTTTCGGTGTTGCTACACTGAATAGCTGTATCTACGCCATTGGAGGGATCACTTGTGGCACCTATCATGACAGCGTTGAGAAGTACTGTCCTCGAAGCAATCGATGGACATTTGTTCAGCCAATGGGAGTGGAGAGGAGAGCTGTGTGTGCTGCATCACTAGAGGGATATGTGTATGCTGCTG GTGGTCATGATGGCGAGGGACTGCTGGACACAGTGGAGAGGTATGACCCACAGCGAGACACCTGGACAGTGGTCACCAACCTCAGCTCTCCCTGTTGTCTGGGCTCACTGGTGGCACTCAATGGCAAACTGTATGCAGTGGGGGGCTATGATGGGGCCAATGTATTGCAGTCTCTAGAA tgctacGACCCCAGCTCCAACGAGTGGGAATCAATGGCCCCCCTCCCCATCCAGAGGTCAGGGTTCAGCTCAGCAGTAGTGGACGGCCATCTCTACCTAGTGGGTGGATGCAACAATCTGTCTAAAGTTAGCACTGTGGACAAGTACGACCCAGAGACCAACAAGTGGTCCCCAGTTGCAGGCATTGGCGTGCGTCGCAGTGGACTAGGTGTGGGGGTAGCCCCTGCATTTTTGTTTTAA
- the LOC135351102 gene encoding zinc phosphodiesterase ELAC protein 2-like: MLLSAWLASSALKAVQRQHLKMSSIVNAHIQVLGTGVNELAPSFYLFTDSKRYVFNCGENFQRFRSEFRLPLTKLSFFITHVSWRNLGGFAGAAMSSRDHGVPSLPLYGPEKLEDFVELTRYFTGSKKIKLLTPWSAEGSKTMSPDVYEDENVNIRTVSLYSSDSHSDSDLSGSPQSKRLKVSSNTAAFVCKLSDVRGKFDVAKAKALGIPPGPIYKQLTAGKSVTSTDGRVVQPHEVLGSSRIGPVMIVVECPDESYIPSVVCNPLLSIEGFSASNQIVALIVHMSPAHILKDQQYRKWIESFGSTTKHLILNESMCPTELALRRYLKVQVPLHLMNPSVYHPPANTPSMATALEYLPRESIVYGQTLLKYHLKPATRIGEDGSATLGSLSDEYHKHLQEIEADKLLMNSIKSSVSNAGNKKTAESKKSVPSKPLVPKPTETDNPILTFLGTGSSAPTCYRNVTGILVQTASNGNVLFDCGEGSLSQIYRCFGTERGNEIVRNIDGIFISHIHGDHHLGLLSVLLRREQLQQSNRDPPLLIAPDLLLTWLRRYSHTIQKVSYRSVDCKALEKSSTTKPVFSIPTELDFETVPVLHCKSAYGVIMRHASDWSIVYSGDTRPCQALVEAGRGTNLLIHEATFEDNLVEDAKTKMHCTFGEALEVSSKMCSKFTVMTHFSSRYPRIPTVLMDARVGSKVGVAFDCMSIGLKDLESLCVDLPVLKKIFSHVTEEGEEEQSVSYQDWEHEDAAA; this comes from the coding sequence ATGCTGCTCTCTGCCTGGTTGGCCAGCTCGGCTCTCAAGGCAGTCCAGAGACAGCACTTAAAAATGTCATCGATTGTAAATGCTCACATCCAAGTACTCGGCACAGGAGTCAATGAACTAGCACCATCGTTTTACCTCTTCACTGACAGTAAACGCTACGTATTCAACTGTGGAGAGAACTTTCAACGATTTAGAAGTGAATTTCGACTCCCGCTGACAAAATTGAGTTTTTTCATCACCCACGTATCGTGGAGAAACCTCGGTGGATTTGCCGGAGCAGCCATGAGTTCAAGAGACCATGGAGTGCCTAGTCTGCCTCTGTATGGACCAGAGAAGCTCGAGGATTTTGTTGAGCTAACTCGTTACTTCACTGGAAGTAAGAAAATCAAACTGCTCACACCCTGGAGTGCGGAAGGATCAAAAACTATGTCCCCAGACGTTTATGAAGACGAAAATGTGAACATTAGAACAGTTTCACTTTATTCGAGTGATTCACATTCTGATAGCGATCTTTCAGGAAGTCCTCAATCTAAGCGACTCAAGGTGTCCAGTAACACCGCTGCTTTTGTGTGCAAGTTGAGCGATGTACGAGGCAAGTTCGACGTTGCCAAGGCAAAGGCTCTGGGAATTCCCCCTGGACCCATATACAAGCAGCTAACTGCCGGGAAGAGTGTAACTTCAACTGATGGTAGAGTGGTTCAACCCCACGAGGTGTTGGGGTCTTCAAGAATAGGTCCAGTGATGATTGTTGTGGAATGCCCTGATGAGAGTTACATCCCGTCTGTTGTCTGCAATCCGTTGCTAAGCATTGAGGGGTTCtcagcgtccaatcagattgtagcGCTTATTGTGCACATGTCTCCAGCTCATATCCTCAAAGACCAACAATATCGGAAATGGATCGAATCGTTCGGTTCGACCACAAAACATCTTATTCTGAACGAAAGCATGTGTCCAACAGAACTTGCTCTGAGACGATATCTAAAAGTCCAAGTACCATTGCATCTAATGAATCCATCTGTCTACCACCCTCCTGCCAACACCCCATCAATGGCCACTGCTCTGGAGTATCTCCCCAGAGAATCTATTGTATATGGACAAACACTCCTCAAGTATCACCTCAAACCAGCTACAAGGATCGGTGAAGATGGAAGTGCAACACTTGGATCACTGTCTGATGAGTATCACAAGCACCTACAAGAGATTGAGGCTGACAAATTGTTAATGAATTCTATTAAATCTTCAGTATCAAATGCTGGAAACAAAAAGACTGCTGAATCAAAGAAATCAGTTCCAAGCAAACCACTTGTTCCAAAACCAACTGAAACTGATAATCCCATTCTGACGTTCCTTGGGACTGGCTCTTCAGCTCCTACTTGTTATCGGAATGTGACTGGTATTCTAGTGCAAACTGCTTCAAATGGAAATGTACTCTTTGACTGCGGTGAAGGAAGTTTGTCGCAAATCTACCGTTGTTTTGGAACAGAACGTGGCAATGAAATTGTTCGAAATATTGATGGGATATTTATTTCGCACATCCATGGTGACCACCATTTGGGACTCCTGAGCGTATTATTGAGGAGAGAGCAGCTACAACAGTCTAACAGGGACCCGCCATTACTCATTGCTCCTGATCTACTCCTCACCTGGCTCAGACGTTACAGCCACACTATACAGAAAGTGTCCTATCGATCTGTGGACTGCAAAGCCTTGGAGAAGAGCTCTACAACTAAGCCTGTGTTTAGCATACCTACAGAATTGGATTTTGAGACTGTGCCAGTGCTACATTGCAAGTCAGCGTATGGGGTTATCATGCGGCATGCTTCTGATTGGTCGATTGTCTACTCAGGTGACACTAGGCCTTGTCAAGCTCTCGTCGAGGCTGGTAGGGGGACTAATCTGCTTATTCATGAAGCTACTTTCGAAGACAATCTGGTGGAAGATGCGAAGACGAAGATGCATTGTACATTTGGAGAGGCTTTGGAAGTTTCGTCTAAGATGTGCTCAAAGTTTACAGTGATGACACACTTTAGTAGTCGGTATCCAAGGATTCCTACTGTTCTCATGGACGCTCGAGTCGGCTCTAAAGTGGGTGTAGCCTTCGATTGTATGAGTATTGGACTGAAAGATCTGGAATCGCTTTGTGTTGATTTGCCTGTCCTGAAGAAGATATTCAGTCATGTGACAGAGGAGGGTGAAGAGGAACAAAGCGTGTCGTATCAAGACTGGGAACATGAGGACGCTGCagcatag